From the Nocardiopsis changdeensis genome, one window contains:
- a CDS encoding DUF397 domain-containing protein, translating into MSNELWHKSSYSSSGGNCVEVREHETGADVRDTRNREAGHLAFGRTEWSALLAGVRTGR; encoded by the coding sequence GTGAGCAATGAACTCTGGCACAAGTCGTCCTACTCGTCTTCGGGGGGCAACTGCGTGGAGGTGCGCGAGCACGAGACCGGTGCCGACGTGCGCGACACCCGGAACCGCGAGGCCGGGCACCTGGCCTTCGGCCGTACCGAGTGGTCCGCGCTCCTCGCCGGGGTGCGCACCGGCCGCTGA
- a CDS encoding helix-turn-helix domain-containing protein: MTAKQFPARLAKARELAGLTQRQLAARAGTSSASVSRWEAGKTTPQRDNVQILDDAVKAYGALLKAWVGDREGAGLPAYMRDLVRLEELARLIELVSPLLIPGLLQSPSYARLIFEESLMGETGADLDELVALRCGRYEKLRSDNDPKVVAVFPETALTLVPEAVRVEQARHLVELTDAGRVRIHLVPSGSLLLGVTSMLLVFHMHDGGTAVSSDHVDGNVVYADSDGYARLQGLVKQALGAALPAGQSRKVLEELL; this comes from the coding sequence ATGACTGCAAAGCAATTCCCGGCACGATTGGCCAAAGCACGCGAACTAGCAGGATTAACACAAAGGCAGCTCGCGGCGCGCGCGGGTACGTCGTCGGCGTCTGTATCCCGGTGGGAAGCGGGCAAGACCACGCCGCAACGGGACAACGTCCAGATCCTCGATGATGCGGTCAAGGCCTACGGCGCCCTGTTGAAGGCGTGGGTCGGTGACAGGGAGGGCGCGGGCCTCCCGGCGTACATGCGCGACCTGGTGCGGCTCGAAGAACTCGCGCGCCTGATCGAGCTGGTCTCGCCGCTGCTGATTCCCGGCCTCCTCCAGTCGCCCTCGTACGCACGGCTGATCTTCGAAGAATCCCTGATGGGCGAGACCGGCGCCGACCTGGACGAACTGGTCGCGCTGCGGTGCGGGCGCTACGAGAAGCTCCGCAGCGACAACGACCCCAAGGTCGTCGCCGTGTTCCCGGAGACGGCGCTGACGCTGGTGCCCGAGGCGGTGCGCGTGGAGCAGGCGCGCCACCTGGTGGAGCTGACCGACGCGGGGCGGGTGAGGATCCACCTGGTCCCCTCCGGATCCCTCCTGCTGGGGGTGACGTCCATGCTCCTCGTCTTCCACATGCACGACGGCGGAACGGCTGTTTCCAGCGACCACGTGGACGGTAACGTCGTCTACGCAGACTCCGACGGGTACGCCCGTTTGCAGGGTCTGGTGAAGCAGGCGCTCGGTGCCGCGCTTCCCGCTGGCCAGTCGCGAAAGGTATTGGAAGAACTACTGTGA
- a CDS encoding ion transporter, with protein sequence MRREQVTRVVESQWFSNVMLLVILVNAGILGWATYGGSALPYLLVAEHVIVGVFVIEMGLKLYAWRGDFFRAPWNWFDLLVVAISVIPATGPFSVLRILRVLRILRIITAVPQMRMIMTALFRSVPGMGTVIGLLLVTIYTAAIIAQQLFGEDVPEFFGDLGTSLYTMFLLLTTENWPDVSDAVLEDHPLGWMFFVIYIVLTAFIMLNLVIGVIVTSMEQEVNEVRWEEDQELEAVQHDQVMARLEQLGAQVERLDRMLREQRGDGGAADGAGPGAGPDTGPAGEPGLGAVADAGCGAGAAAQGNGHHRDV encoded by the coding sequence TTGCGCAGGGAACAGGTCACCCGTGTGGTGGAGAGCCAGTGGTTCTCCAATGTGATGCTTTTGGTGATCCTGGTCAATGCGGGGATTTTGGGTTGGGCGACTTATGGGGGTTCCGCCCTTCCTTATCTTCTGGTCGCCGAGCACGTGATCGTCGGCGTCTTCGTCATCGAGATGGGGCTCAAGCTCTACGCCTGGCGCGGGGACTTCTTCCGCGCGCCCTGGAACTGGTTCGACCTCCTGGTCGTGGCGATCTCGGTGATCCCGGCGACCGGCCCGTTCTCCGTGCTGCGCATCCTGCGGGTGCTGCGGATCCTGCGGATCATCACGGCGGTCCCGCAGATGCGGATGATCATGACGGCGCTGTTCCGCTCCGTGCCGGGCATGGGGACGGTCATCGGGCTGCTGCTGGTGACCATCTACACCGCGGCGATCATCGCCCAGCAGCTGTTCGGCGAGGACGTGCCGGAGTTCTTCGGCGACCTGGGAACGTCGCTGTACACGATGTTCCTGCTGCTCACCACGGAGAACTGGCCGGACGTGTCGGACGCCGTCCTCGAAGACCACCCGCTGGGGTGGATGTTCTTCGTGATCTACATCGTGCTCACGGCGTTCATCATGCTGAACCTGGTCATCGGCGTCATCGTGACCTCCATGGAGCAGGAGGTCAACGAGGTGCGCTGGGAGGAGGACCAGGAGCTGGAGGCCGTGCAGCACGATCAGGTCATGGCGCGGCTGGAGCAGTTGGGCGCGCAGGTGGAGCGGCTGGACCGGATGCTGCGTGAGCAGCGCGGTGACGGGGGCGCGGCCGACGGGGCCGGACCGGGCGCGGGACCGGACACCGGCCCGGCCGGGGAGCCGGGCCTCGGGGCGGTCGCCGACGCCGGCTGCGGGGCGGGTGCCGCGGCGCAGGGGAACGGGCACCACCGCGACGTGTGA
- a CDS encoding thymidine kinase, producing the protein MAELKYFTGAMNSGKSTMALQEHHSRGSEGVLYTRQDRAGAGIISSRLGLVSPAVEVTDDLDLYDDVADRKAPYVICDEAQFLSPKQVGQLAGVVDGMRIDVYCYGILTDFQGRLFPGSQRLVELADKIEVLPVSARCWCGERATHNARVVDGVMVYEGEQVHIGGNESYATLCRHHFMAGVA; encoded by the coding sequence ATGGCGGAGCTGAAGTACTTCACCGGAGCCATGAACTCGGGCAAGAGCACCATGGCCCTCCAGGAGCACCACTCCCGCGGCAGCGAGGGCGTGCTCTACACCCGCCAGGACCGCGCGGGCGCGGGCATCATCTCCTCCCGCCTGGGACTGGTGTCCCCGGCCGTCGAGGTGACCGACGACCTCGACCTCTACGACGACGTCGCCGACCGCAAGGCGCCGTACGTGATCTGCGACGAGGCCCAGTTCCTCTCACCCAAGCAGGTCGGCCAGCTGGCTGGCGTCGTGGACGGAATGCGGATCGACGTGTACTGCTACGGGATCCTCACCGACTTCCAGGGGCGGCTCTTCCCGGGATCGCAGCGGCTCGTGGAGCTGGCGGACAAGATCGAGGTGCTGCCGGTGTCCGCGCGCTGCTGGTGCGGGGAGCGCGCCACCCACAACGCGCGCGTGGTGGACGGTGTCATGGTGTACGAGGGCGAACAGGTGCACATCGGCGGCAACGAGTCGTACGCGACCCTGTGCCGCCACCACTTCATGGCGGGCGTCGCCTGA